Proteins found in one Physeter macrocephalus isolate SW-GA chromosome 17, ASM283717v5, whole genome shotgun sequence genomic segment:
- the LOC114484104 gene encoding zinc finger protein 19-like translates to MAIMPLKAWHKVSIGSLTCAFKSSDLKEMEDERGYPVWKLALISLLEGGYLPWGLETQDDPPAERTKNICKDAETNIDNKPTSTQGISEEREVMISCRLPKSFSRA, encoded by the exons ATGGCTATCATGCCCCTTAAAGCCTGGCACAAGGTGAGCATTGGATCCCTCACATGTGCCTTCAAGAGTTCTGATTTGAAGGAAATGGAGGATGAGAGGG GATACCCAGTTTGGAAACTTGCCCTGATCTCACTTTTAGAAGGAGGGTATTTGCCTTGGGGCCTGGAGACACAGGATGATCCGCCTGCAGAGAGGACCAAAAACATCTGTAAAG ATGCTGAGACCAACATTGACAACAAGCCCACATCAACACAGGGAATTTCTGAAGAAAGAGAGGTGATGATATCATGTAGACTGCCAAAGAGTTTCTCAAGAGCCTGA